The proteins below come from a single Crossiella sp. CA-258035 genomic window:
- a CDS encoding 3-hydroxyacyl-CoA dehydrogenase NAD-binding domain-containing protein yields the protein MSEHTSTIRWDVDEDGIVLLTLDDPEQSANTMNERYHRSMAETVDRLEAEREQITGVVITSAKKTFFAGGDLNDLRQVTPADAQRFFDGLTEVKAQLRRLEKLGRPVVAALNGTALGGGLEIALACHHRIAIDDPRSKFGLPEVTLGLLPGAGGVTRTVRMLGIADALLKLLLQGQQLRPAQAKETGIVDELVSNREELIARAKEWVKANPDAVQPWDVKGYKIPGGTPSNPKFAANLPAFPANLRKQLKGAHYPAPHNILCAAVEGSQVDINNALVIESRYLTELAAGQISKNMIKAFFFDLQHINGGGSRPAGVAKYEPRKVAVLGAGMMGAGIAYVCARNGIEVLLKDVSVAAAEKGKAYSQTILDKAVSRGKLTQDKRDEVLARITPTDNAADLAGADLVIEAVFEDVSLKHKVFAEVEPVVAPDALLASNTSTLPITGLAEGVSRRPDFVGLHFFSPVDKMPLVEIIRGEQTSDEALAKAFDVVLKIKKTPIVVNDSRGFFTSRVIGTFLNEGVSMLAEGVPAPSIEQASAQAGYPAPVLQLMDELTLTLPRKIRNETKAAIEAAGGTWTSHPAEAIIDRVVEEFDRKGKSSGAGFYDYTDGKRTGLWPGLAEHFPATPNEIPFEDLKERMLVIEAIETVKCFEEGVLTSVPDANIGSIFGIGFPAWTGGVIQYIYGYEGGVDGFVARAKDLAAKYGDRFTPPAVLSDPSAREKLLGA from the coding sequence ATGTCGGAACACACCTCCACCATCCGCTGGGACGTCGACGAGGACGGCATCGTCCTGCTCACCCTGGACGACCCGGAGCAGAGCGCGAACACGATGAACGAGCGGTACCACCGCTCGATGGCCGAGACCGTCGACCGGCTGGAGGCCGAGCGCGAGCAGATCACCGGTGTGGTGATCACCTCGGCCAAGAAGACCTTCTTCGCCGGCGGCGACCTCAACGACCTGCGCCAGGTGACCCCGGCCGACGCGCAGCGGTTCTTCGACGGCCTGACCGAGGTCAAGGCGCAGCTGCGGCGGCTGGAGAAGCTGGGCCGCCCGGTGGTGGCCGCGCTCAACGGCACCGCGCTGGGCGGCGGCCTGGAGATCGCGCTGGCCTGCCACCACCGGATCGCCATCGACGACCCCCGCAGCAAGTTCGGCCTGCCCGAGGTCACCCTGGGCCTGCTGCCCGGCGCCGGCGGGGTGACCCGCACGGTGCGCATGCTCGGCATCGCCGACGCGCTGCTGAAGCTGCTGCTCCAGGGCCAGCAGCTGCGCCCGGCGCAGGCCAAGGAGACCGGCATCGTCGATGAGCTGGTGAGCAACCGGGAGGAGCTGATCGCCCGCGCCAAGGAGTGGGTGAAGGCCAACCCGGACGCGGTGCAGCCCTGGGACGTCAAGGGGTACAAGATCCCCGGCGGCACCCCGTCGAACCCGAAGTTCGCGGCCAACCTGCCCGCGTTCCCGGCCAACCTGCGCAAGCAGCTCAAGGGCGCGCACTACCCTGCCCCGCACAACATCCTGTGCGCCGCGGTCGAGGGCAGCCAGGTCGACATCAACAACGCGCTGGTGATCGAGAGCCGGTACCTGACCGAGCTGGCCGCCGGGCAGATCTCGAAGAACATGATCAAGGCGTTCTTCTTCGACCTGCAGCACATCAACGGCGGCGGCTCCCGGCCTGCGGGCGTGGCCAAGTACGAGCCGCGGAAGGTCGCGGTGCTCGGCGCGGGCATGATGGGCGCCGGGATCGCCTACGTCTGCGCCCGCAACGGGATCGAGGTCCTGCTCAAGGACGTCTCGGTGGCCGCGGCGGAGAAGGGCAAGGCCTACTCCCAGACCATCCTGGACAAGGCGGTCTCCCGCGGGAAGCTCACCCAGGACAAGCGGGACGAGGTGCTGGCCCGCATCACGCCCACCGACAACGCCGCCGACCTGGCGGGCGCGGACCTGGTGATCGAGGCGGTCTTCGAGGACGTCTCGTTGAAGCACAAGGTCTTCGCCGAGGTGGAGCCGGTGGTCGCGCCGGACGCGCTGCTGGCCTCCAACACCTCCACGCTGCCCATCACCGGCCTGGCCGAGGGCGTGTCCCGGCGGCCGGACTTCGTCGGCCTGCACTTCTTCTCCCCGGTGGACAAGATGCCGCTGGTGGAGATCATCCGCGGCGAGCAGACCAGTGACGAGGCGCTGGCCAAGGCATTCGACGTGGTGCTCAAGATCAAGAAGACCCCGATCGTGGTGAACGACAGCCGCGGCTTCTTCACCAGCAGGGTGATCGGCACCTTCCTCAACGAGGGTGTGTCCATGCTCGCCGAGGGCGTGCCCGCGCCCAGCATCGAGCAGGCCTCGGCCCAGGCGGGTTACCCCGCCCCGGTGCTCCAGCTGATGGACGAGCTGACCCTCACCCTGCCCCGCAAGATCCGCAACGAGACCAAGGCCGCCATCGAGGCAGCAGGCGGGACCTGGACCTCCCACCCGGCCGAGGCGATCATCGACCGGGTGGTCGAGGAGTTCGACCGCAAGGGCAAGTCCAGCGGCGCGGGCTTCTACGACTACACCGACGGCAAGCGCACCGGCCTGTGGCCGGGTCTGGCCGAGCACTTCCCCGCCACGCCCAACGAGATTCCCTTCGAGGATCTCAAGGAGCGCATGCTCGTCATCGAGGCCATCGAGACGGTCAAGTGCTTCGAGGAGGGCGTGCTCACCTCGGTGCCGGATGCCAACATCGGTTCCATCTTCGGCATCGGCTTCCCGGCCTGGACCGGCGGCGTGATCCAGTACATCTACGGCTACGAAGGCGGCGTGGACGGCTTCGTCGCCCGCGCCAAGGACCTGGCGGCCAAGTACGGCGACCGCTTCACCCCACCCGCCGTGCTGTCCGACCCCTCCGCCCGGGAAAAGCTGCTGGGCGCCTGA
- the ugpC gene encoding sn-glycerol-3-phosphate ABC transporter ATP-binding protein UgpC → MADIVLDKVTKKYPDGALAVQEVNVEISDGEFIILVGPSGCGKSTTLNMIAGLEDITSGELRIGGERVNERAPKDRDIAMVFQSYALYPHMTVRENMAFPLRLAKVDNATVERKVNEAAEVLDLGQHLDRKPANLSGGQRQRVAMGRAIVRSPKAFLMDEPLSNLDAKLRVQMRTEVSRLQKKLGTTMVYVTHDQTEAMTLGDRVVVMRGGVVQQIGAPQFLYENPANLFVAGFIGSPAMNFVPATLEEGTVRSGLGDIPLSDRVRSLVTQAGAGREVIVGVRPEHFEDAAIVDPAAKARGAIFTAHVDVLESMGSDKYAYFTVSGERASSADLEELAADAGLTDIGSSSAEGSQIISRLSATSGASEGQQLEVWFDPDKIQLFDPQSGKNLTYSS, encoded by the coding sequence GTGGCCGACATCGTGTTGGACAAGGTGACCAAGAAGTACCCGGACGGCGCGCTCGCCGTGCAGGAGGTGAACGTCGAGATCTCCGACGGAGAGTTCATCATCCTGGTGGGCCCTTCCGGTTGCGGGAAGTCCACGACGCTGAACATGATCGCGGGCCTGGAGGACATCACCTCCGGCGAGCTGCGCATCGGCGGGGAGCGGGTCAACGAGCGGGCGCCCAAGGACCGGGACATCGCCATGGTGTTCCAGTCCTACGCGCTCTACCCGCACATGACCGTGCGGGAGAACATGGCCTTCCCGCTGCGGCTGGCCAAGGTGGACAACGCCACCGTGGAGCGCAAGGTCAACGAGGCCGCCGAGGTGCTCGACCTTGGTCAGCACCTGGACCGCAAACCGGCCAACCTCTCCGGTGGCCAGCGGCAGCGGGTGGCCATGGGCCGGGCGATCGTGCGCAGTCCCAAGGCGTTCCTGATGGACGAGCCACTGTCCAACCTGGACGCCAAGCTGCGCGTGCAGATGCGCACCGAGGTCTCCCGGCTGCAGAAGAAGCTGGGTACCACCATGGTGTACGTGACGCACGACCAGACCGAGGCGATGACCCTCGGCGACCGGGTCGTGGTCATGCGTGGCGGTGTGGTGCAGCAGATCGGCGCCCCGCAGTTCCTCTACGAGAACCCGGCGAACCTGTTCGTGGCCGGGTTCATCGGCTCCCCGGCGATGAACTTCGTGCCGGCGACCCTGGAGGAGGGCACGGTCCGCAGCGGCCTGGGCGACATCCCGCTGTCGGACCGGGTGCGCTCGCTGGTCACGCAGGCCGGCGCGGGCCGCGAGGTGATCGTGGGCGTGCGCCCCGAGCACTTCGAGGACGCCGCGATCGTGGACCCGGCGGCCAAGGCCCGCGGCGCGATCTTCACCGCGCACGTGGACGTGCTGGAGTCGATGGGCTCGGACAAGTACGCCTACTTCACCGTCTCCGGCGAGCGCGCCAGCTCGGCGGACCTGGAGGAGCTGGCCGCTGACGCGGGCCTGACCGACATCGGGTCCAGCAGCGCCGAGGGCAGCCAGATCATCTCCCGGCTGTCCGCGACCTCCGGCGCGAGCGAGGGGCAGCAGCTGGAGGTCTGGTTCGACCCGGACAAGATCCAGCTGTTCGACCCGCAGTCGGGCAAGAACCTGACGTACTCCAGCTGA
- a CDS encoding carbohydrate ABC transporter permease, with product MAIGGAETTGRKWSWGLLNTVVVIYALFPVLWIVSLSFKTPKAVKDGGLLPSEWTLANYEAIFNTTGFLRPLVNSIGIAIIATAIAVVLGTMAAYAIARLDFPGKRALVGVSLLIAMFPQVSLVSPLFDIERSLGLFDTWPGLILPYITFSLPLAIYTLSAFFREIPWELEKAAKMDGATPSQAFFKVVAPLAAPGVFTTAILVFIFCWNDFLFAISLTSTETSRTVPAALAFFTGDSQFEDPTGTTSAAAVVITVPIILFVLFFQRRIVAGLTSGAVKG from the coding sequence ATGGCCATCGGTGGAGCCGAGACGACCGGCCGCAAGTGGAGCTGGGGCCTGCTGAACACCGTTGTGGTGATCTACGCGCTGTTCCCGGTGCTGTGGATCGTCTCGCTGTCCTTCAAGACCCCCAAGGCGGTCAAGGACGGCGGTCTGCTGCCCAGTGAGTGGACGCTGGCCAACTACGAGGCGATCTTCAACACCACCGGGTTCCTCCGGCCGCTGGTCAACTCGATCGGCATCGCGATCATCGCCACCGCCATCGCGGTGGTGCTGGGCACCATGGCGGCCTACGCGATCGCCAGGCTGGACTTCCCCGGCAAGCGGGCGCTGGTCGGCGTCTCGCTGCTGATCGCGATGTTCCCGCAGGTCTCGCTGGTCTCGCCGCTGTTCGACATCGAGCGCTCGCTCGGGCTGTTCGACACCTGGCCGGGCCTGATCCTGCCGTACATCACCTTCTCCCTGCCGCTGGCGATCTACACGCTCTCGGCGTTCTTCCGGGAGATCCCGTGGGAGCTGGAGAAGGCCGCCAAGATGGACGGGGCCACGCCGAGCCAGGCGTTCTTCAAGGTGGTCGCCCCGCTGGCGGCGCCGGGGGTGTTCACCACGGCCATCCTGGTGTTCATCTTCTGCTGGAACGACTTCCTGTTCGCGATCTCGCTGACCTCCACCGAGACCTCGCGGACGGTGCCGGCGGCACTGGCGTTCTTCACCGGGGACTCGCAGTTCGAGGACCCCACCGGCACCACCTCCGCGGCCGCGGTCGTGATCACGGTGCCGATCATTCTGTTCGTGTTGTTCTTCCAGCGCCGCATCGTCGCCGGGCTGACGTCCGGCGCCGTGAAGGGGTGA
- a CDS encoding sugar ABC transporter permease, with amino-acid sequence MATKAVLSEGKKAERRLGLLLCAPAALVMVAVTGWPIIYSVWLSLQRFDLKFPDKREFVGLDNYVAVLGNSYWWTAFGITSLLTLITVVIELVLGMALAMIMHRTIVGRGLVRTSALIPYGIVTVVAAFSWRYAWTPGTGYLAEWFAGEAAPLTDKVQSLMIISVAEIWKTTPFMALLLMAGLALVPDDLLKAAALDGASGWQRFTKVIVPMMKPAILVALLFRTLDAFRIFDNIFVLTGGAQETSSVSMLTYNNLIKGLNLGIGSTMSVLIFIAVAIIAFVFIKVFGTAAPGSDPQGRR; translated from the coding sequence ATGGCTACCAAAGCAGTGCTCAGCGAAGGGAAGAAGGCTGAGCGCAGGCTCGGTCTGCTGCTGTGCGCCCCCGCCGCGCTGGTGATGGTCGCGGTCACCGGCTGGCCGATCATCTACTCGGTCTGGCTGTCCTTGCAGCGGTTCGACCTGAAGTTCCCGGACAAGCGGGAGTTCGTCGGCCTGGACAACTACGTGGCCGTGCTGGGCAACAGCTACTGGTGGACCGCGTTCGGGATCACCTCGCTGCTGACCCTGATCACCGTGGTGATCGAGCTGGTGCTGGGCATGGCGCTGGCCATGATCATGCACCGCACCATCGTCGGGCGCGGGCTGGTGCGCACCTCGGCGCTGATCCCCTACGGCATCGTGACCGTGGTGGCCGCGTTCTCCTGGCGCTACGCCTGGACGCCCGGCACCGGGTACCTGGCCGAGTGGTTCGCCGGGGAGGCCGCGCCACTGACCGACAAGGTCCAGTCGCTGATGATCATCTCGGTGGCGGAGATCTGGAAGACCACGCCGTTCATGGCCCTGCTGCTGATGGCCGGGCTGGCGCTGGTGCCGGATGACCTGCTCAAGGCCGCCGCGCTGGACGGCGCCTCCGGCTGGCAGCGCTTCACCAAGGTCATCGTGCCGATGATGAAGCCGGCCATCCTGGTCGCGCTGCTGTTCCGCACCCTGGACGCCTTCCGCATCTTCGACAACATCTTCGTGCTCACCGGCGGTGCGCAGGAGACGTCCTCGGTGTCGATGCTGACCTACAACAACCTGATCAAGGGGTTGAACCTGGGCATCGGGTCCACCATGTCGGTGCTGATCTTCATCGCGGTGGCGATCATCGCCTTCGTGTTCATCAAGGTGTTCGGCACCGCGGCACCCGGCAGCGACCCGCAGGGGAGGCGTTGA
- a CDS encoding ABC transporter substrate-binding protein codes for MLTAAVVATPVLAACGGGETGGNIINLYGAPEQNFQKVVDRCNQQAAGKYQIVWNKLPREADGQREQQVRRLAAEDDEMDIVYLDSPWLAEFAEAGWLLEWTGQNKAEVEANVLAGPLESTRYKGKTFAATKNTNVQLLWYRDDVVSTPPKTWGEMISQAQRLKAEGKPHTAVLTGAQYEGLVVHYNTLVASLGGKIISDDGTRAVVDEGAVKALQLLKDFATSGIASASLTNSKEDGVRLEFEKGNAAFQLNWPFVYPAMQKGNPELAKKFKWARFPGATADKPSRVTIGGANWGVSRYTRKPDLAFAATLCLRSPESQLFSALNDGVPPTIDSVYDRPEMLEEYPFKETIREELRDASNRPMTPAWQNVASVMSLILSPPSAIDPEKTAARLRTEVQEALDSKGVMP; via the coding sequence TTGCTCACCGCCGCCGTGGTCGCCACACCGGTGCTGGCCGCGTGTGGTGGCGGCGAGACCGGTGGCAACATCATCAACCTCTACGGCGCACCGGAACAGAACTTCCAGAAGGTGGTCGACCGCTGCAACCAGCAGGCGGCAGGCAAGTACCAGATCGTGTGGAACAAGCTGCCCCGGGAAGCGGACGGCCAGCGCGAGCAGCAGGTGCGCAGGCTCGCCGCCGAGGACGACGAGATGGACATCGTCTACCTGGACAGCCCGTGGCTGGCCGAGTTCGCCGAGGCGGGCTGGCTGCTGGAGTGGACCGGGCAGAACAAGGCGGAGGTCGAGGCCAACGTGCTGGCCGGCCCGCTGGAGTCCACCAGGTACAAGGGCAAGACCTTCGCGGCCACCAAGAACACCAACGTCCAGCTGCTCTGGTACCGCGACGACGTGGTGTCCACGCCGCCGAAGACCTGGGGCGAGATGATCTCCCAGGCCCAGCGGCTCAAGGCCGAGGGCAAGCCGCACACCGCGGTGCTCACCGGCGCGCAGTACGAGGGACTGGTGGTGCACTACAACACCCTGGTCGCCTCGCTCGGCGGGAAGATCATCTCTGACGACGGCACCAGGGCCGTGGTGGACGAGGGCGCGGTCAAGGCCCTGCAGCTGCTCAAGGACTTCGCCACCTCCGGCATCGCCAGCGCCTCGCTGACCAACTCCAAGGAGGACGGGGTCCGGCTGGAGTTCGAGAAGGGCAACGCCGCCTTCCAGCTGAACTGGCCGTTCGTCTACCCGGCCATGCAGAAGGGCAACCCGGAGCTGGCCAAGAAGTTCAAGTGGGCGCGGTTCCCCGGCGCGACGGCGGACAAGCCCAGCCGGGTCACCATCGGCGGCGCGAACTGGGGCGTGAGCCGGTACACCCGCAAGCCCGACCTGGCCTTCGCCGCCACGCTCTGCCTGCGCAGCCCGGAGAGCCAGTTGTTCTCCGCGCTCAACGACGGTGTGCCGCCGACCATCGACTCGGTCTACGACCGGCCGGAGATGCTCGAGGAGTACCCGTTCAAGGAGACCATCCGCGAGGAGCTGCGGGACGCCTCGAACCGGCCGATGACGCCGGCCTGGCAGAACGTCGCCTCGGTGATGTCGCTCATCCTGTCCCCGCCCTCGGCCATCGACCCGGAGAAGACCGCGGCCCGGCTGCGGACCGAGGTCCAGGAGGCTCTCGACTCGAAGGGGGTGATGCCGTAA